One Streptomyces sp. 840.1 genomic window, CAGAAACTGCCGCACAACCAGGACCTGATCGACCGCGACCTCGCGGTGTTCGTCGCGGACACCCCGCCGATGGAGGCCTATCGCAACGACCTGTTCTGGGCGCAGGAGTACGCGAAGCACAATCGCGCGATCATGATGGCGCTCTTCCAGAACGTGGTCCGCAAGGAGTTCAAGAAGGCCAAGGTGTCCTTCGAGCCGGTCATCTCCTGTCACCACAACTACGTGGCGGAGGAGCGGTACGACGGGATGGACCTGCTGGTCACCCGGAAGGGTGCCATCCGGGCGGGCTCCGGTGACTTCGGGATCATCCCGGGCTCGATGGGCACCGGCTCGTACATCGTGAAGGGCCTCGGCAACGAGAAGTCCTTCAACTCGGCCTCGCACGGAGCGGGCCGGAAGATGAGCCGGAACGCCGCCAGGCGGCGCTTCTCCACGAAGGACCTGGAGGAGCAGACGCGGGGCGTGGAGTGCCGCAAGGACTCCGGTGTCGTGGACGAGATCCCGGGTGCGTACAAGCCGATCGAGAAGGTCATCGATCAGCAGCGGGACCTGGTGGAGGTCGTCGCGAAGCTGAAGCAGATCATCTGCGTGAAGGGCTGAGCGGAGGCGGGGCCAGGGCGGGTACGGCCGGGGCGAGACCAGCGGGGGGTGGTCTCGTCCCGGCCGTTCTCCGTCGGGCTCGCGTCCGACGGGCAGGACCGTCAGGCGGTGCGGTGGACCTTGGAGTTGGAGGCCTGGGCGCGGGGGCGGACCACCAGCAGGTCGATGTTGACGTGGCTGGGGCGGGTGACCGCCCAGGTGATGGTGTCGGCCACGTCGTCGGCGCTGAGGGGGGCGTCGACGCCCGCGTAGACCTTGGCGGCCTTCTCGGTGTCACCGCGGAAGCGCGTGGTGGCGAACTCCTCCGTCTTGACCATGCCGGGGGCGACCTCAATGACGCGGACCGGGGTGCCGACGATCTCCAGGCGCAGGGTCTCCGCCAGGACGTGCTCGCCGTGCTTCGCGGCCACGTAGCCGCCGCCGCCCTCGTAGGCGGAGAGGCCCGCGGTCGAGGAGAGGATGACCACCGTGCCGTCGCCGCTCGCGGTGAGGGCGGGGAGCAGGGCCTGGGTGACGTTGAGGGTGCCGATGACGTTGGTCTCGTACATCTGGCGCCAGTCGGCCGGGTCGCCGGTGGCGACGGGGTCGGCCCCGAGCGCGCCGCCCGCGTTGTTCACCAGGACGGCGAGGGAGCGGAACGCGGTGGCGAACTCGTCGACCGAGGCGCGGTCGGTGACGTCCAGGGCGTAGGCCGTGGCCTCGTGGCCGGCCGCGGTGATCTCGGCGGCGAGCGCCTCGATGCGGTCCTTGCGGCGGGCGGTGACCACGACGCGGTAGCCGGCGGCCGCCAGCTGCCGGGCGGTCGCGGCACCGATGCCGCTGCTCGCTCCGGTGATGACGGCGATGGGGGATGCGGCCATGACGAGCTCCTCGGACAGCTGATCGATACGGGGCCAGGATAGGCAGGGCGTGGTCAGTGGTCGCGCGGGGCGTACAT contains:
- a CDS encoding SDR family NAD(P)-dependent oxidoreductase; this encodes MAASPIAVITGASSGIGAATARQLAAAGYRVVVTARRKDRIEALAAEITAAGHEATAYALDVTDRASVDEFATAFRSLAVLVNNAGGALGADPVATGDPADWRQMYETNVIGTLNVTQALLPALTASGDGTVVILSSTAGLSAYEGGGGYVAAKHGEHVLAETLRLEIVGTPVRVIEVAPGMVKTEEFATTRFRGDTEKAAKVYAGVDAPLSADDVADTITWAVTRPSHVNIDLLVVRPRAQASNSKVHRTA
- a CDS encoding RtcB family protein, giving the protein MSYVEVPGAKVPIRMWTDPATVEDVAMQQLRNVATLPWIKGLAVMPDVHFGKGATVGSVIAMHGAVCPAAVGVDIGCGMSAVKTSLTANDLPGDLTGLRSKIEQAIPVGRGMHDDPVDPGRLQGLPSTDWDDFWGRFDGVAEAVKFRQERATKQMGTLGAGNHFVEFCLDESGSVWLMLHSGSRNIGNELAAFHIGEAQKLPHNQDLIDRDLAVFVADTPPMEAYRNDLFWAQEYAKHNRAIMMALFQNVVRKEFKKAKVSFEPVISCHHNYVAEERYDGMDLLVTRKGAIRAGSGDFGIIPGSMGTGSYIVKGLGNEKSFNSASHGAGRKMSRNAARRRFSTKDLEEQTRGVECRKDSGVVDEIPGAYKPIEKVIDQQRDLVEVVAKLKQIICVKG